A single region of the Anomaloglossus baeobatrachus isolate aAnoBae1 chromosome 2, aAnoBae1.hap1, whole genome shotgun sequence genome encodes:
- the OXGR1 gene encoding 2-oxoglutarate receptor 1 — translation MTMSNESEYIYNSTLMSFTEKASKLNNESEYIFNTTFMPITEQASTNCTNPVVDKIIKMYFLPVMYSIIFIVGFPGNIIAITVYVIKMRPWRTSIIILLNLAITDLLHLSSLPFLVYNYANNEKWTLGDFMCKLIRVAFHFNLYGSILFLTCFSIFRYFVIVHPMKFHAIHKRRWAVIACATVWVIALIEVLPMVILMRNVQDTVACMDFAVSFDTYNVRWYNTSLTSIGFALPLLVVTLSYTSINCSLGNGPYTNDAHKKKARRLVVILLVVFYACFLPLHIFRAIRIETRLYPVGCIYEKHIHAVYIASRPIASLNTFGNLLLYVVVGGNFQQAIQSVCKAYPYKQQQ, via the coding sequence ATGACAATGAGCAATGAATCCGAATACATTTACAATTCTACCTTAATGTCCTTTACCGAAAAAGCATCAAAATTGAACAATGAATCTGAATACATTTTCAACACCACCTTTATGCCAATCACCGAACAAGCATCAACAAACTGCACTAACCCGGTTGtagacaaaataataaaaatgtacttTCTACCTGTGATGTACAGCATTATTTTTATAGTTGGATTTCCAGGAAACATTATTGCAATTACAGTATACGTCATAAAAATGAGGCCATGGAGAACCAGTATCATTATTTTGCTGAATTTGGCCATCACGGATCTTCTGCACCTCAGCAGTCTTCCTTTCTTGGTATACAATTATGCGAATAATGAGAAGTGGACCCTTGGAGACTTTATGTGCAAGCTCATCCGAGTTGCTTTCCATTTCAACCTCTATGGCAGCATCCTCTTCCTCACCTGCTTCAGTATCTTCCGATACTTTGTCATTGTTCATCCAATGAAATTTCACGCCATCCACAAGAGAAGGTGGGCAGTCATAGCTTGTGCCACTGTGTGGGTAATAGCCTTAATTGAAGTCCTTCCAATGGTTATTCTCATGAGAAATGTCCAAGATACTGTGGCATGCATGGACTTTGCAGTGTCTTTTGATACATATAATGTACGCTGGTACAATACCTCCCTCACTTCTATTGGATTTGCATTACCTTTATTAGTTGTGACTCTTTCCTATACTAGTATCAATTGCAGCCTGGGAAATGGACCATATACCAATGATGCTCATAAGAAAAAGGCTCGTCGCCTTGTTGTCATTCTTCTAGTAGTATTTTATGCTTGTTTTTTACCTTTACATATTTTCAGAGCTATTCGTATTGAAACTAGGCTGTACCCAGTAGGCTGCATATATGAAAAACATATCCATGCCGTATACATAGCGTCTAGACCCATAGCTTCACTCAATACCTTTGGAAATTTGTTACTTTATGTTGTTGTAGGGGGAAATTTCCAACAAGCCATTCAGTCAGTTTGTAAAGCTTATCCTTATAAACAGCAACAATGA